The window GCTTATCTCCTGCGAGGCGTAAGCGCTCCCGCCGAGCTTTATAAGCGCCGAATACTGCCCCGGCGACGCGCCGGCGTTGTTGCCGTATTCGGTTTCTTTCAGGTCGGATATGACGTGGGTCGGGAAGCTGACGCCGAGGTGCCTGTAGACGCTCAGAACGTAGCGCAGCAGGCGGCGCGAAAGGTCGGTGTCGCCCTGATTCGTATGCATCAGCGACTGGATCGACGTGTCGCGGACGTACATGCAGTCGTAAAGCCCAGTCACCGACGTCGGAGAATAGCCGGACGACGTGATGCGGTTTTTCATCGAGGCGTATGAGTTGGCGTAAAGCTCACGGAGCAGCACGGGCTTCAGCAGCAGCGTCAGCGTTCTGATCTGCTCCTTCTTTTGCGCCTCGGTGCCGCTTTCGAGCGCGGCTTTCGCCGCGATAAGCTCCGCCGCGTATTCGCCGTCGGCGTCGGTCTCCTCGAGCTTGGATATCAGCTTGTCGAGCCCTCTGCCGGACGGCGGCTCTTTGTAAAGCTTGAAGTCGGAAACGTAATAGGTCGCTCCGGCGTTTATCTTCTGATTATCGAAGATGATGTCTATCGAATTGAGCTTTGCGAACTCTTCGCGGAGACCGCCCTGCTCCCACCAGACGTAGCCGCCGTGGAGCACGCTGAACTGCACCTTCACGTAGCCGTTCTCGTCCGGGAACAGCATCGCGGTGCGGAAGTACGGGCCGATGCCGTACTGATTGTAAATCGCCTGATGCTCCTCGTCGCCCTGATAGCCGTAAGGCCCTCCGCACGGCGAACGGCGCATTATAACAAATATCGCGTCTGTGTAGCCGTCGACGCGGAACATGAAGCCGTCGTATTCGCTCAGGTTCATGCCGCAGTTGAAGGTCTTTCCGCCGACGTCGGCGAGTCCGTCGTAGAACAGCTCGTCTTTGACGTGCATGTGGCGCGAGGTCGAGATCGCCTTGATACCGGTGGAGGTGACGTCGAGCCGCAGCGCGCGGGGGACTCCCTGCGAGGCGAGCTCGTCGGTGAAGTCCGCGGTGCGCGGATCGAAGCCGGTCATCAGCAGCTGCTGCAGCTCCGACTTATCGAACTGCTCGAACGCGGGCAGCGGCGTGAAATCGTAGCCCTCGTAGGCGTCGGGCATCTCCTCCGCCTTAACGTGAGTACGCGGCGCAGGCAGCGTCAGGCACCCGAGCGCGAAAAGGCATATGAGTATTATCGCGAGCGCAATTTTCATAGGCGTGTCCCTCCAGAGTGTTTTTTCGGTCGTTTTGTCACTTCTTCGTCAGGCGCATAACGTAAAGTCCGGTCGCGGGATGGTTCATGCCGAACATAACGCGCTTGCCGGAGCAGAAGGAGGCTCTCTCCACCCAGCTTCCCGATCCGTCTGCGACGGTGACCGCTTCGAGCAGCGTTCCGTCGCTGCGGTAGGTGCGCACGGAGCCGTCGTAGGAGCAGGCGGCGAGCATACTGCCGTCCTTCGATACGTCGAAGTCGCGGACGAGCGAACCGTAGCCGCCCATCAGCGAATAAAGTCTGCCGGTAGAGACGGTGAAGATGCGGAGATCTCCCGATTCGGAGGCGCAGACCACGCGTCTGCCGCCGTCAAGGAAGCGCACCTTCGTCACCGGCGCGGTGCGGGTGTTTTTCATCTTGTTTACGCGGGCGCCGGACGCGGCGTCCCAAACGATGACATTTCCGTTCTCGTCGGAGGTGACGAGGCGGGAGCCGTCAGCGGTCAGGTCTATGCCTCTGACGGCGGACGTGTGTCCGGTCAGAGTGTGGCGGAGCGCGAAGCTCGATGCGTCGTAAATCTGCACTTTGGAGTTGCCGAGCGCGAGCGCGACTGTGCTGCCCGCCGCGGCGATGGCGCGGATATCGCTCTCGAGGTCGACCTGTTTGACCTTGTTGCCGGAGGCGTCGAAGACGAACATGGCGCGGGAATAGCTCGACTGGTCGTCGTAGTTCCTGCCGCCGGCGACGACGTATTCGCCGTTGCCCGTGAAGGCGACGGCGTCGTGGTAGACGTGGTAGTTATCGACGTCCCACGCGATGAGGTCCTCGGTCTCGCAGAAGGTCAGCACGCCGTCGCGCGAGCCGGCGACAAGCATTTTGCCGTCCGGAGAGAAGGCGGCGCAGGTGTAAAGCTTGCCCTTGCCGTTCATCTCGCCGAGCAGCTCCGATTTTTTCGCGTTATAAAGCTTGATTGAGCCGCCTCTGCCGACGACGGCGGTGTATTTGCCGTCCGCGGAGGTGACTATCGCCTTGACGCGGTCGCTGCCGAGGTTGTGCACGGTCGCATTGCCGGCGTCGACGGAGATGTTCGCTGTCTGCGAAACCTCGCCGCTGCGCTTGTAGAAACGGACGTAGTCCACGTAATAATACGACGTATCCGGCATACCGCTCGGCAGCTGATCGTTGCCGGGGCCGGAAACGGAGGTGTTCAGTATCAGGAAGTGCGGCTGCGCGCCGAAGCCCCAGCGCATGGAGTCGCTGTTGACGTTCAGCGTCATATAGAGCATACCGTCGACGAGTATCCTCACCTGTTCGGAATCCCATTCCGCGGAGTAAACGTGGTATTCGTCGCTGAGCAGCTTGTCGCGCGAGATCGGGAAGTTGTAGTTCTTCGACATATGGTAACCCTCGTCGCCGAACCAGTGGAGCGTTCCGTAAAGGTTATGCCCCTTGACTATGCCCTCCTCGGTGCTGTTCTCTGCGTCGACCCAGCCGTTTTCCATGATGTCTATCTCGCCGTCGTGCGGCCACATGCTCTCGGCGCCCATCATCCAGATCGCCGGCCAGATGTACGCGCCGCCCGGGACCTTCGCCCTGACGTCGACGCGGCCGAAGGACTGACCGTATTTGCCGGAGGTCTCGAGCGAGGCGCTGGTGGCGTGGTAGCCCTTGTATTCCTCGATCTTGCTCTTGATGACGAGGTTGCCGTTTTCGATATAGTGATTGTTCTCGCTGTCGCGGTAATATATGGGCTCGGTGTCGCCGCGCGTTTTGCCGTCGGCGGGAGTCCACATCGAACGGTCGAGCTTCTCGCCGTCGAATTCGTCCGCCTTGACGAGCTCCCACGCGCCGTAGTCGTACTCCGTCAGCTTCATGGAGCCGCCGGTGCCCTTCTTCAGCACCGCCTTAGCGCTCAGGGTCGCGAGCGAATAGGCGTCCGCGTAGGTTATCGCGAAGTTTCCGCCGCCGAGCGACCTGACGCCGAACTCCTGCTTGGCGTTCGTCATATCCGCCTCCTTCATGAAGAGGTCGAACTCGACGTTGGTGGTCAGCGCGAGGCCGGTGCCCTTGTTGACGATGCGGTAGGCGCCGGAGGCGCATTTGTATATCTGCCACAGCTGCGTGTCGTCGCCGGCGTCCTGGGTGAAGGTCAGCGACTGGTTATCGTCGTGCATAACGAGCGTTTCCGCCCATTTGAGCTGGCGCTCGGTTATCGCGGGCCCGTATGTCAGCACGGTGCCGCGGGAATCGGTTATCTTATAGAACTTTTCGTTCGAAACTGATGAAGCCGTGTGGACGTAGACGCCGCCCTTCGCGGTCTCCAGCGTTTCGGCGTACGCCGCGAGGTTCGATACGTAGCATTCGCCGTCCGACGCGAAGGCGATCGAGTTTATCGAAGGCAGTACGTCGATGAGGTACGTCCCCTCCGCGCCCTTGAAGAAGTCGAACGAAACGCGCATATCCGACGCCTGCGCCGGAACGGGCAGGTCGGCGGCAAAGGCGGTCTCCCCCGCCTTAAGCGTTACGGTCAACCTTCCGGACGGGGCGGCGGCTTCAAAGTGAAATGTCAGTCCGTCCGCGTTCGCGAGCGCGCCGCCGAAGGGGTCTCCGTCGGAGGTCACGCTGCCGGTGAACTTCACCGCGTCGGCGGCGCCGTCCGGAGCGGCGGATCGCTCCGCGGAGGTGAACGCCGCGAGGCCGGGGATCGCAACGGACTCGAACGCGCCGTCCTTCAGCGCGGCGACGGCGCGGCCGATATCGGCGATGGAGTTCTCCATATCGGAGGACTTGCATTCGGGGTCGTCGTAGTGGCGCTTCGCGTTATCGACAGCGCCGGTCAGGTATTTTCTCGTCTGCTCGTCGGCGTTGCCGAAGATAAGCGGCTCCGCTTCCGAGATCTTCGCGGCGAGAGGCGCTTTGTCGTCGACCGGATTGACCTCTTCTTCAGAGTTCGGAGCGCTCGCGCTACCGCCGTTTTCCTTCGGCGAGCAGGCAGCGAACGCCAGGCACATTATCAGCGCGAGGAGCGCGGCTGTAAATCTTCTCATCTCGTTCTCCTTGTCAAATATTCCAGACGCAGTAGTCGGTATTCAGAATGCCCATCGCCGCGAACGGACGCGAGCCGTCCGCGGAGAAGGCGATATCCATGACCCATCTGCCCTTGGGGTTGTCGGTGCGGAGCGCGGTCAGATAAGCTCCGTCGCCGTCGAACAGCTTCACGCTGCCGTCGTAGGACGAAACGGCGATGCGCTTGCCGTCCGGCGAGAACTTCGCCTCGCTGACAAGCTCGGCGAAGCCGCCGAGCGTCGCGGACTGCGTTCCGGTCGCGGAGTCGAACAGGCGGGCGCAGTTATCCGCGCAGACAGCGAGCAGACTCGAGCCGTCCGGCGAGAAGCGCACGCGGCGCACGGAGGACGGGTTGACCTTGTTGGCGGCGCGCACCTGCTTTTTCTTCAGATCGCAGAGGTATATCCTGCCCGCCTCGTCGGAGAAAGCGAGGGAACCGTCCGGCGCGAAGTCGACTCCGCGCATCGCGGCGCCGTCTTCGTTATCGAAGCGGAATACCTGCGTCAGCAGCGGCAGCTCGTAAACGCGCGCGCTGCCGTCCGAGCAGACGGCGGCGGCGAGTTTGCCGTCCGCGGAAACCGCGGCGTTTCTCACGTCGCTGCCGGTCGCGGCTTCGGAAATCAGCGCTCCGTCTACGCCCCAGAGGCGCAGGACGCGGCTTTCCTTCGCGTTCGGCCTGCCGCGCTCGATCGTGTCTCTGCCGCCGGCGAGGAAGGCCCTGCCGTCCGGCGTGAAGGCGGCGAACTCGTTGAAGGTGCCGGCGTCGTCGATGACGAGCGGCGCCTTCGTGAAGTCGGCGCAGTCGTAGATGAATATTTCTCCGTCGCGGTTCGGCACGCACAGCTTGCTCCCGTCCGGAGTGAAGGTGATCGCCTCGACGGCGACCTCCGGCTCGCGCAGCGTGAAGAGCAGCCCGTCTTTATGCTGCCCGTAGACGAAGACTTCTCCGCCCTGCCCCGCGGCGGCGGCGTATCTGCCGTCCGGAGAGGCGCAGACCTTGTTGAGCCATTCGCGCGCCGCGCCGTTGACGTAGTCGGGCGCTTTCGCGTCTTCGACCGGCTCGGCCGCGCAGGTCACTTCTCCGGCGCGCTTGCAGCAGCGCACCCAGTCGATATAATAGAGCGATTCGGCCGGCGTTTCGGGATACGCCTTCTCTTCGCCGGGTCCTCTGACGGAGGTGTTGAGAATGAGGTAGTGCGGGTTGTCGCCGAAGCCCCATTTCTTGCCGTCGGAGTCGAGGTGCATCGCCATATAGAGCATATCGTCGGTGTAAAGGCGCAGGTGGTCGTATTCCCACTCCGCCGCGTAGGTGTGGTAGCGGTCGTTGAGATTCTCGTAATCCTTGAAGCAGAAGTCGACGCCCTTCTCCATGTGCCTGCTGACCTCGGTCGCCCAGTGGAGCGTACCGAAGAGCTTGGAGTCCAGCTCGCCGTGTTCGCCTCCGCCGACGAGCTCCATGACGTCGATCTCGCCCTGGTAGGGCCAGTTGCCGACGATGCCCATCGACCAGAACGCGGGCCATATCCACGCGCCGGTGGCGAGACGCGCGCGCATCTCCATCTTGCAGTAGGTAACGCCGTAGAGTCCGCGCGTATCCATATACGCGCCGGTCTGCGGGATGCCGTCGTATCCGTCGTCGGAGGTGCGGATGACGAGGTTGCCGTCTTCCGTCCAAAAGTTCTCCTTGCGGTCGAGGAAACAGACCGGCTCGGTATCCGGCCTTATCTTTTTGTTATAGACGCCCCATACGCTCCTGTCGAGCTCCTCGCCGTCGAAGTCGTCGCGGAAGGTCTCCACCCATTCGTCCTCGGCGATCTCGAAGAGCGCCCAGACGCCGTCCTTGCAGTTCTCGCAGGTCAGGGGCCTGCCGCCCTCGCCTATTATCGAGAACTTGCCCGGCCCGGCGGGCAGCAGGTCGAAATCCTGCGACGGACAGTTCATATTGACGTCCGTCGGGAAGGGCTTGCCGCGCTCGTCGAGCTGGATATGATTGGCGTTGGATTTGTTGATAACGTGGTATTTGCCGTATTCGGTCTTATAGAGCTGCCACTCCTGCGTATAGTCGCGGGCGCGCTTCTCAAGCGCGAGGTGCTGTCCCTTGTCGGTGTGGATCAGCGACTGCTCCCAGCGCAGGTCGGTCTCCTTTATGCGCGGGACGAGCGCGAGGGCGCGTCCGGTCGCTATGTCGACAATCTTATAGAACCTGTCGTTGCGCGTTTCGGAAACGGGATCCTCGGAGTAAGGCGTGCGGAGATCCGGCTCCACTTGCTCGCTGAAGAAGCAGAGCGGCGTTACACGCACTTCGACGTCCTCGTCGGACTCGAGCGCGACGACGATGCGCTCCGCGCGCCTGACCGCGGGAACGAAAAGGTCGTAAGTCAGCCAAAACGTCGTCTTCTCCTGCGAAAGTCCGATGCCCTCGATATAGGAGAATCCGGCGTCGGAGCCGACGCCTACGGTCAGCGTCGCGTCGCCGCTTCTGCCGTCGTACTCGACCTCGAGCGCGATGCCGTCGCAGGGCGCGGCCTCACGCATCGGGAAGTCGGCGGACTTTCTGCCGCCGGCGGCGACGGTGATGATTTCAGGCAGCGCGCCTTCCGTCCGCTTCGTCTTCGCGGGGCGGACGCTGTTCACCGCGCGGTGAAGCTCGTTCAAAACGGCGCGGTCGCCGGACGCTTTTTCGGCCTCCGCTATGCAGCGGCGCAGGTTCTTCCTGCCGCGTTCGGCTATGCCGGAGCAAAGCAGCGCCTTCTCTGTCGCAAATCGTTCCATAAGAAGTGTCTCCTTGAAGTGTGTTTTACGTATCGGGGATTACAGCTTGACTTCTTCGGTCCAGCCGAGGACGTCCTCGCTTCTTCCGTACTGCAGGTCGGTCAGCTCCTTGTAGAGCTTGTGGGACATATCGCCGATCTTGCCGCCGTTGATGGTGTAGGCGCGGTCGCCGATGTGAAGCTCGCCGATGGGCGAAATGACCGCCGCGGTGCCGCTGCCGAACGCTTCCTCAAGCGCTCCGTTCTCGGCGGCTTCCGCCAGCTCGTCGACGGAAAGGCGGCGCTCGACGACGGGCTCGCCCCAGTGCTTAAGCAGTTCGATGCAGGACATTCTCGTAATGCCGGGCAGGATGCTTCCCTGCAGGGCGGGGGTGACGTATTCGCCGTTGATCTTGAAGAAGACGTTCATCGCGCCGACTTCCTCGATGTACTTTCTCTCGACGCCGTCGAGCCAGAGCACCTGCGAGTAGCCGAACTCGTGCGCGTCCTCCTGCGCCTTCAGCGAAGCGGCGTAGTTGCCGCCCGTCTTCGCGAAGCCCATACCGCCTCTGACGGCGCGGACGTACTTATTCTCGACCCAGATCTTGACGGGGTTCAGACCCTCTTTGTAATAAGAGCCGACGGGCGAGAGAATAATAATGAACAGGTATTCGTGGCCGGCGCGTACTCCGAGGTGCGGGTCGACCGCGATGATGAACGGACGGATGTAAAGCGAAGTGCCGGGCTCCTGCGGGATCCACTCGGCGTCGAGCTTGATGAGCTCCTTGAGCGCTTTAAGCGCGAAGTCGACGTCGATCGGCGGGATGCAGAGGCGCTCGTTGGAAACGTTCATGCGCTCAAAGTTCTTGCGCGGACGGAAGAGCAGCGTTCTGCCGTCGGCGGCGTGGTACGCCTTCATGCCCTCGAAGACCTCCTGGCCGTAGTGCAGGCACATCGCCGCGGGCGAAACGAGTATGTCGCCGTAGGGTACGATCCTGGCGTCGTGCCAGCCCTGTCCGGCGGTGTAGTTCATGATGAACATGTGGTCGGTGAAGTAATCGCCGAAGGTCAGATTGCTGTAATCCGGCTTCTGCTTTCTCTGCTCGACTTTTTCGACTCTGATTTCCATTTTTTCTCTCCTTCTGCCGTATCGGTGCGGCTTTTTGTTTTTTGGCAAACGCCGTCCGATAACAAGGCGTCGTTCGCGTCGGATGGTATTCCGAAATTATAAACCATTGTAATTATACAACGGCGGCGGTCATATTTCAATAATTAGTTGTATTTTCGGTGTAAAAATATCAATTTCGGAGCAAAAAAACTTGCATATCCGCGCGGGATATGTTAAAATATCCGCAGGAACAGACAGCGGGTGTTCCGAAGAAGGGCGGCATGAACGCTGCGGGGACCGGCCGCGAATCATGTCAGGCGGGGAACCGAGCAGCATTAAACGGTACCCGTCTCGTGCAGCCGTAGGGCTGTCCTTCTTCGGGACACCCGCGTTCGTTTATTCATCGGAAACGACAATCTCTCCAACGGAGGCAGTATGAAACAGGCGCTTTACCGCAAATACCGTCCGGCCGACTTCTCGCAGGTCGCCGGTCAGCAACAGGTCACCGTCACCCTCAGAAACGAGGTCGCCGGCGGCAATATTTCGCACGCCTATCTTTTCACCGGCGTGCGCGGCACGGGCAAGACCTCCTGCGCCAGAATACTCGCCAAGGCGGTCAACTGCCTTTCGCCCAAGGACGGCAACCCCTGCAACGAATGCGATATCTGCCGCGCGATCGACAGCGGCACGCTGACCGACGTCATCGAGATCGACGCCGCCTCCAACACCGGAGTCGACAACATCCGCGCGCTGCGCGAAGAGATAAGCTATCTCCCCCAGCGCGCGAAATACAAGATATACATAATCGACGAAGTGCACATGCTCTCCGCGGGCGCCTTCAACGCGCTGCTGAAAACGCTCGAGGAGCCGCCGGCGCACGCCATATTCATACTCGCGACCACCGAAGTCCACAAGCTGCCGGCGACGATACTTTCGCGCTGCCAGCGCTTCAATTTCCGCCGCATCGACGCCGAAGCCATCGCCGCCTACCTCTCGCATATCGCGCAGGCGGAGGGCTTCACCGTCACCGACGACGCGCTGCGTATGCTCGCCGCCGCCGCTGACGGCGGAATGCGCGACGCGATAAGTCTGCTCGACGTCTGCCGCGCCGCGAGCGATACGGTGGACGCCTCCGCGGTCGCCCGCGCGGTCGGCCTTTCCGGCAGCGAACGCGTGCTCGAGCTCTGCGGGCTGATAGCGGACGGCGATATTTCCGGATGCCTCTCCGCGCTCGCCGCGCTCTACGCCGATTCCAAGGAGCCGGAGCGCCTCTGCGAAGAGCTGCTGGCGTGCCTGCGCAACGTCCTCATAGTCAAGACGGCGGATAACGCCGCTTCGCTGATAAACCTCGACCCCGCGGCTCTGGAAAGCACCAAACGCGTCGCAAAGCGCTTCACGCTCGGCAGGGTAATGTCCTCCGTCGCGGCGGTCAATGACGCGATCGCGCGTATGCGCTTCGCCTTCGACAAGAAGACGGAGGCGGAGATGCTGCTCGTTTCGCTCTGCGTCGCCTCCGGCGCCGTCTGCGCGGAACCGGCGGCGCAGCCCGCGGCGAAGCCGAAGCCCGAAGTCAAGCCCGAGCCGGCGGCGCAGCCGCGTTACGTTGAGAAACCGAAACCGGAGCCGAAACCGGAACCCGAGCCGAAACCGGAACCCGAGCCGGAGCCGGAGACGGAAGCGGAAGTTCCGGCGGCAGAACCGCCGCGGAACGACCTCCCCGAACCCGCTCCCGCGCCGTCCGGCGCGAACGCGATGCTCGATGCGGCGCTTCCCGAGATAAAGAAAGCGTCCCCGATGGTCGGCGCCGTACTCGGAGGCGCGAGGTGCGACGTCGACGGCGAGGTCTTCACGATACATTCGTCCGCGACCTGCGTCGTCTCCAACGTCAAGCTCATTTCCGACGCGCTCTTCAACGCGCACGGCAAGCGCTTCAACGTCGTCACGGACGCCGGAGAACCGCCCTTCAGCAAGCTCGACGAGCTCGACGAGCGGCTGAAACAACTTTTTGACTAATTTTGGAGGTTAAGATATGAAAGCGAGAATCCCCGGAGCCGGCGGCATGGGCAACATCATGCAGCAGGCGCAGAAAATGCAGGAACAGATGCAGCAGACTCAGGCCGAGCTCGAGGAAAGAGAGTATGAGACCTCGGCCGGAGGCGGCGTAATCAAGGTCAACATAAACGGCAAAAAGGAGATCACCAAGGTCACGATAGATCCCTCCGTCGTCGATCCGGACGACGTGGAGATGCTCGAGGACCTCGTAGCCGCCGCCGTAAACGAAGCGATACGCACCGTCGAGGAGGACGCGGCCGAGGAAATGGGCAAGATCACCGGCGGCATCGGCGGTCTCGGCATACCCGGTCTTATGTAATTTTCGCCGCCCTTCGCGGCTGAACGGAGTTTTTCACTCTATGAAGTATTACGCACCG is drawn from Clostridia bacterium and contains these coding sequences:
- a CDS encoding YbaB/EbfC family nucleoid-associated protein; translation: MKARIPGAGGMGNIMQQAQKMQEQMQQTQAELEEREYETSAGGGVIKVNINGKKEITKVTIDPSVVDPDDVEMLEDLVAAAVNEAIRTVEEDAAEEMGKITGGIGGLGIPGLM
- a CDS encoding family 16 glycosylhydrolase; this translates as MRRFTAALLALIMCLAFAACSPKENGGSASAPNSEEEVNPVDDKAPLAAKISEAEPLIFGNADEQTRKYLTGAVDNAKRHYDDPECKSSDMENSIADIGRAVAALKDGAFESVAIPGLAAFTSAERSAAPDGAADAVKFTGSVTSDGDPFGGALANADGLTFHFEAAAPSGRLTVTLKAGETAFAADLPVPAQASDMRVSFDFFKGAEGTYLIDVLPSINSIAFASDGECYVSNLAAYAETLETAKGGVYVHTASSVSNEKFYKITDSRGTVLTYGPAITERQLKWAETLVMHDDNQSLTFTQDAGDDTQLWQIYKCASGAYRIVNKGTGLALTTNVEFDLFMKEADMTNAKQEFGVRSLGGGNFAITYADAYSLATLSAKAVLKKGTGGSMKLTEYDYGAWELVKADEFDGEKLDRSMWTPADGKTRGDTEPIYYRDSENNHYIENGNLVIKSKIEEYKGYHATSASLETSGKYGQSFGRVDVRAKVPGGAYIWPAIWMMGAESMWPHDGEIDIMENGWVDAENSTEEGIVKGHNLYGTLHWFGDEGYHMSKNYNFPISRDKLLSDEYHVYSAEWDSEQVRILVDGMLYMTLNVNSDSMRWGFGAQPHFLILNTSVSGPGNDQLPSGMPDTSYYYVDYVRFYKRSGEVSQTANISVDAGNATVHNLGSDRVKAIVTSADGKYTAVVGRGGSIKLYNAKKSELLGEMNGKGKLYTCAAFSPDGKMLVAGSRDGVLTFCETEDLIAWDVDNYHVYHDAVAFTGNGEYVVAGGRNYDDQSSYSRAMFVFDASGNKVKQVDLESDIRAIAAAGSTVALALGNSKVQIYDASSFALRHTLTGHTSAVRGIDLTADGSRLVTSDENGNVIVWDAASGARVNKMKNTRTAPVTKVRFLDGGRRVVCASESGDLRIFTVSTGRLYSLMGGYGSLVRDFDVSKDGSMLAACSYDGSVRTYRSDGTLLEAVTVADGSGSWVERASFCSGKRVMFGMNHPATGLYVMRLTKK
- the dnaX gene encoding DNA polymerase III subunit gamma/tau encodes the protein MKQALYRKYRPADFSQVAGQQQVTVTLRNEVAGGNISHAYLFTGVRGTGKTSCARILAKAVNCLSPKDGNPCNECDICRAIDSGTLTDVIEIDAASNTGVDNIRALREEISYLPQRAKYKIYIIDEVHMLSAGAFNALLKTLEEPPAHAIFILATTEVHKLPATILSRCQRFNFRRIDAEAIAAYLSHIAQAEGFTVTDDALRMLAAAADGGMRDAISLLDVCRAASDTVDASAVARAVGLSGSERVLELCGLIADGDISGCLSALAALYADSKEPERLCEELLACLRNVLIVKTADNAASLINLDPAALESTKRVAKRFTLGRVMSSVAAVNDAIARMRFAFDKKTEAEMLLVSLCVASGAVCAEPAAQPAAKPKPEVKPEPAAQPRYVEKPKPEPKPEPEPKPEPEPEPETEAEVPAAEPPRNDLPEPAPAPSGANAMLDAALPEIKKASPMVGAVLGGARCDVDGEVFTIHSSATCVVSNVKLISDALFNAHGKRFNVVTDAGEPPFSKLDELDERLKQLFD
- a CDS encoding family 16 glycosylhydrolase, which gives rise to MERFATEKALLCSGIAERGRKNLRRCIAEAEKASGDRAVLNELHRAVNSVRPAKTKRTEGALPEIITVAAGGRKSADFPMREAAPCDGIALEVEYDGRSGDATLTVGVGSDAGFSYIEGIGLSQEKTTFWLTYDLFVPAVRRAERIVVALESDEDVEVRVTPLCFFSEQVEPDLRTPYSEDPVSETRNDRFYKIVDIATGRALALVPRIKETDLRWEQSLIHTDKGQHLALEKRARDYTQEWQLYKTEYGKYHVINKSNANHIQLDERGKPFPTDVNMNCPSQDFDLLPAGPGKFSIIGEGGRPLTCENCKDGVWALFEIAEDEWVETFRDDFDGEELDRSVWGVYNKKIRPDTEPVCFLDRKENFWTEDGNLVIRTSDDGYDGIPQTGAYMDTRGLYGVTYCKMEMRARLATGAWIWPAFWSMGIVGNWPYQGEIDVMELVGGGEHGELDSKLFGTLHWATEVSRHMEKGVDFCFKDYENLNDRYHTYAAEWEYDHLRLYTDDMLYMAMHLDSDGKKWGFGDNPHYLILNTSVRGPGEEKAYPETPAESLYYIDWVRCCKRAGEVTCAAEPVEDAKAPDYVNGAAREWLNKVCASPDGRYAAAAGQGGEVFVYGQHKDGLLFTLREPEVAVEAITFTPDGSKLCVPNRDGEIFIYDCADFTKAPLVIDDAGTFNEFAAFTPDGRAFLAGGRDTIERGRPNAKESRVLRLWGVDGALISEAATGSDVRNAAVSADGKLAAAVCSDGSARVYELPLLTQVFRFDNEDGAAMRGVDFAPDGSLAFSDEAGRIYLCDLKKKQVRAANKVNPSSVRRVRFSPDGSSLLAVCADNCARLFDSATGTQSATLGGFAELVSEAKFSPDGKRIAVSSYDGSVKLFDGDGAYLTALRTDNPKGRWVMDIAFSADGSRPFAAMGILNTDYCVWNI
- a CDS encoding branched-chain amino acid aminotransferase; this translates as MEIRVEKVEQRKQKPDYSNLTFGDYFTDHMFIMNYTAGQGWHDARIVPYGDILVSPAAMCLHYGQEVFEGMKAYHAADGRTLLFRPRKNFERMNVSNERLCIPPIDVDFALKALKELIKLDAEWIPQEPGTSLYIRPFIIAVDPHLGVRAGHEYLFIIILSPVGSYYKEGLNPVKIWVENKYVRAVRGGMGFAKTGGNYAASLKAQEDAHEFGYSQVLWLDGVERKYIEEVGAMNVFFKINGEYVTPALQGSILPGITRMSCIELLKHWGEPVVERRLSVDELAEAAENGALEEAFGSGTAAVISPIGELHIGDRAYTINGGKIGDMSHKLYKELTDLQYGRSEDVLGWTEEVKL